The Ictalurus punctatus breed USDA103 chromosome 17, Coco_2.0, whole genome shotgun sequence sequence ataaaaaataattgagGTTTCTTCTCTAAtcttttctgtaatgttttgaCATATGCCCAATATAAATCCAACAAATTGCTTTATGAAAACATTATGCAATAATTATGTGATATGAAGACTAAGAGTACCTTGATTAAAAAGCTAGTCACCCATTAAATATGTTGTAAATGCTAAAGGTGCTGGTGAATTTGATTCGTAAGCTCATACCTGCTACACTCTCGTAGTCCTGCTGGCTCTCGCGCCAGTACAGGCTGGATGGTGTACGGCAGTTACGGTACAGACGTGTATGGAGCACTGAAAGCGTGAGTAGCACCAGGAGAAAACCCAGAGCTGCTGCTGCCCATACAGCCTCATCGGTGCGCTGGAAGGTCATCTTGCGTCCCCTCGGTGGTCCTCCTAACACTGCAGTGGCCACATCAGGAGGTCTGCAGTGACCTGGAACTGTGCAGCGTCCTCCTGCACTCAGTTCAGCTACATCAGTCTTAACGCGCTGCTTCCCTGCAGCCATGGTGCTGCTCATCTTGTGAGACTTCACATCAGTCTGTGAATCATGCAACTTAACCACTGTTTCCTCACCCCTGGTGTTCCCATGTGGCTCTTTCACCCTCTTCATCTGTGTGGCTGTTGTCTTTTCGTCCGTCtccacaacaccaccaccatcctCCTCTGAGTGCACGGCAGTGTGTAGAGGGGGTGTAACATGACCATGAGGCCCTATAGATAATGAACCTTTAACCTCACTGTTGTTCAGTGGCTGTGTGAGTGTAGGATTTAGCGTGTCCGACTCAGAGCTGATCGGCGTAGGATTTTCAGAGTGTTTCTCGTCATCTTTTTCCATTTCTCTTTTTGCATGCTGCAGAATGGATCGGATCATCCTCGCTCGAGTTGTAGCCTCGTATACAGACAGAGCCTCCTCACAACATGCTTTCAGAGACTGgcaaaatattacacaaataattaacaataCATTGAAATAATCGCATATCCTGTTTGCTTTGTGCCTTTCCTTAACCGTATTTGGAGCAGCTCAGGATCACTGACCTTCACAGAGGTGTCCAGTGCACGGTCCACTGGGGCAGATTTTGTCAAATACAGGTTGTAATTTTGGCTTTGGCTTGCTGTTGTTTGGTTATCGTTGGATGAAAACATGAGCagccactcacacactcttgtTGTGGTGATGTGGGACATCTCTAGCGTGTGACCCCAGGAGACCAAGGCAAACGGCTTATaggaaataaaacaggaaaGTAACTGTAAACAGCCTTCTAAGCATAGTCCTCAATTGTGTAATGCTGCATAATATCAGAGTAAAGGGTATTATACACACTGTTACAAAAACTCCTTACCATTTGTTTTGGCTTCTCTCTCATCTTATTCGGTTTAAATCTTAAAGAAAACTTTGCTATTGCATTTGAATTATTCTGCTTCCTGCATGTCAACATTTCAAACCAACAGCATTCAATAAAGTGGGTTATACTATGACATGTACATTATGCTTAAATACTGTAAGTCAAAATACTCAAAGGTATCATGAGTACTGATGACAGATCTACCACTTAATAGTTACTCACAGTAAAATACACCTTATTTTTATGTCAAACCATtgttgttgaatattttatgGTCTTTGCAGGCTATTTAATTTCTGTTGTGTGGACACTTGGCACAGTCAAACCTTACTGCTTCTAACTGCATGTATACACTATATAGGATGTTATCCTTCATTCAAGACACATTCATTAGTGTGAAACACACTGAGTCAGCAAGTGTCCTCGTTCCTGAAACAGTCTTTAAGCTGTATCCGATGGGTGGTGGTGTGAAGTATTGACTCACTCTGCGCTGGCTGAGTTGAGGATGAGCTGTGAGGATGAAGTGAGGCAGGCAGGAGTGAGCCACCGCTGCCAGACTCCTGTGAGCGTCTTTAAAAGAACAGGGGTGAAACAGGAGCACTGTGGCGCCATCCTGTGGAGATGAGAAAATTATTACAGCTTCACTCCAAGTgttgcatccatccattttctgtaccacttatcccaCACAAGGCTGAatggggagcctgaagcctatcccagggaaatcGAGGCACAAGGCAGaagacaccctggatagggtgccagtccatcacagggcacaattacatacacattcacacactacgaacaagtcccggcatgtctttggacttaggagatcgtttctgaaacactgcGTATATGCCAATGTGGACggggatcgttttcattttaaaaacgccattttaaaatgaaaacgtaCTAGTGTAAAAACATTTCTAGCTCACTTCtattttaatctgtattaaaATACAAGCACATCTATGTTTACTGGCCTATTGCCGAGAGTCTCTGAAGACTCTGTGAATATAACACTGAAGTCctaaatacagtaaaataattcCATACGGAGGAAAACGAACAACACTGACAAGATACATGAGCTAATATAACTGGAacatcattatcatgattttttgcataaggcagcttttttcctttaaaggtATAGCAATTATTGTGGGCGTTATCTGTAGCTAACAGTTTTGAAACGCAAAATTCAAGCAATTGAAATTTGTCCTTTTCAGTTTTCCATTCAAAATCACAGCCCTTAAAAGACAAATCCATGCCAAAATACCTGAATGCTAATGAGAACACTGACACAGTATCAAGGAAAGTTTATCCACTGAGGCACAGTTAAGTCCTGGGCCAAAACGGTTCTTGGGAAGTGCAGTTCTTTAGAGTATCCATGTGGAACCATCGACAGCAAGAAGAGTTAAGATAAGTGCAAAAATCTTCAAGcagaagtagagcatcaggatAAATCAGGCAGGTTCAGAAGGTGACAGAAGCCAATATGACTGATAAGCATGTTGAAATGCCTTCTtctcctgattggctggagGTCGGTGgtgtttttcttcctgtttactGATCCATGGTTTGTTAAATACAGGCTTGGGTTTGGTCATGCACTCCCATCCTTCATGCTGTCAAAGTTCACGCAATATGTAACCCAATGTTAACATGAGGAAATAAAATACTAGACCTTGTCTATGTTAATCTATGTTAACAGCTTCACTACCCTTCCTCCTTGTGTAATTCTGGGCACCTCCATCTTACTATATTTTACAAACCTATGCTGCGACCAGTGTGCCTTTTAAAGTCTGATAAAGGATTCTGTGATGGCTCTGGCACGTTTCTTTGAGGACTATAGAGCACACCCTGATAGCCTTACCAATTGTGTGCCAGTCTACATACAATTtcaaagacaaagaaagtgAGGTCTTTCCTCAGCAACAAGCCACTGATACCTCAAGAGATTAAGATTATAGTCAATAAGAAAACTGGGCCTTTGTGTCCACAAAGAAGTGAAGATAAGTGAAGACAAGAGAAGGAAAAATTAAACCCAACAGCAGAGTACAAcaactgagaaagagagacaggtcTGGGGAAGAATGGGGAAGATATCAGCATACCAGTTAAGGGAGCAGCCAATACAATGGCAACCGAGTTTAACTTGTTTTTCATAAGATTTAACACCTCTCACCCAGTTTTCACTGCTGATACCAACCCAATGATCATAAACCCCATCCATCCACTAACAAAACACTCACATCCACTGTAGCTAACTGTGGTGGACACACTCAtgaacatccccacagcatcagTGGCAGACTTCACAGCCTGTGCATGCCACATGCTCAATCCGGATAATCttcttttaaaatgacagtGTCACTTGGGAGAATGTCTTGATCCTGTGCTTAAAAAGAGTTCTTCCCCAGTGAAGAGCTAGAGCTATGTGCTGGATTAGGTGAGACTTGAGTTTACCTTCAGGTTGTTTATCCAGCGCTGAGGAGGGCAGTACAGGTACTGTCCACTCTGAGCTCCTACAGGCCTGTGAGCTCCACTGGAGACAAACCAACATATACGGAATAAAATACTCCACATACAGGACCTCTCTAcagacaaaaaatttttttaggaCTTCGTAATGTGTGACTTTTTCTATGTTGAACCCTAGAATACAAAAAAGTGTCTCCCCATTAGAAAGGGCTCCATGCAGAACCCTTTTAGTCAAAAACCCACAAACAACCCGAGAGTACAGCtgcacaatgtgtgtgtgtgtgttcatagaACTTGCACAGTGAATATGCAAattgacaatgtccattgttaaccgcgttatacaaataaaactgtactGAATTGAACCTACCTGTTGGGGATTGTGTGATTGTATGTTATGGGCAGATCCATGCAGACATGCTCAGCTGGCTGAAAAGATAAAGGCCATGAAAAGTTGATCATGTAGATTATCTATTTGCCTTGGCATGCACTGACGCTTCTGGCAAAGTTGAAGACAGGATTAAAAGCAATCtacttacagttgcaatcaaaattattcaacccccgttgcaaatcaggtttattgtcaaaatttacagactgtcagctgtttacaatgaacaaatcaaaagaaagcaatttaaatagttcaacacaacaaatgcttcaagtgctttccccaaattcaactgaaaatgcaacttataatgacatctccagtttcaaaattattcaaccccctgaatagaatccctcacaacagcacaaatatgcaaaacaggtgctGTCTCAGGCACACCtgatcaagggcttcattagttgagctggaacacatgaaatacttgCAGTAGCTAGGgtcagaaaatatatgaaatacctggacgtggcagaaaaaggaagcgatCAACAGcagcaaccagatttctgagaaggcaggttgtgaaaaaccctgcaaaagacctgcagcaagacttggtgacaacaggcactgaggtttgaGTGAGTACAGTATGGTGCGTACTAAACGCGGAaagtttccatgccagaactccaagatgtacaccattattgacccaaagcacaagaaaagtcggcccAAACTCATATAAATCATAtatggtggctcggtgatgctctggggctgcttcgcatcctctggcactgaaAACCTgaagcgtgtggaaggcaagatggattcactagagtatcagaaaatcctaggagaaaacatgcTGTCTATGAGGAAACTGAAACTTGGGcatcactggaccttccaacaggacaatgatcccaagcatacctaaAATTcaaccaaggcttggttgcagaagtagtcctggaagattctacagggccatcacggtcacctgacttgaaccccatagaaaatctcaggtgggatttgaagaaggcggttgcagcacgcaaacccaagaatatttctgaactggaggccattgctcatgaggaatgggctaagattcctcaggaacgctgccagaagctggtgtctggctatgcatctcgtttgcagcagctcataacagcaaaaggcaAAAACAGCATAAcagctctactaagtactaaagatgcttggcATGAatgggttgaataattttgaaactggaaagGTCATTatagttgcattttcagttgaatttggggaaatcacTTGAAGAATttattgtgttgaactatttcaattgcttttgtttgatttgttcattgaaaaCCGTTGAAAGTctatacattttgacaataaacctgatttgcaatggggttgaataactttgattgaaactgtatatttattgttcCACATACAgtattgtattttctttttgccacATCTTGTACACTATAACTTGTAGGTCTGGGTTTTGATAAGTTTACAATTTTGCTCAATATGCATTTGTCATTAGTTTTGCTAATTACTAGCACCTTTCTAGCTCACATGCATATGATGGTCTGTGTATTTGTCCATATCTACCAACAGGGAACTTAGGTGAGTGTGTTTCCCATTTCAAGCTGGGACCCTTGACTTGACATGTTTAACGATGTTTAACAATTTGATTTACTAATATCTCTCAGTGTGTAAGTGTAAAAACACTCGTACAGTAAGGAAGTTAATTAAACATGGTGAATGTTTTACCTGTAGAGAATAATTGGTGGAAATATCAAGGAGCTGCTGCAACACAAGGGGGAGGAAGATAACAAATTAGGTCAAATTCCCAATTCAGGACAAGGTTCATCAG is a genomic window containing:
- the tp53i13 gene encoding uncharacterized protein tp53i13 isoform X2, giving the protein MRLRAEALMWGLVWLSVLTTCHSGLTQHCDNGKAKLETDLPPPDEFLCLKQRAVTSAPLLDISTNYSLQPAEHVCMDLPITYNHTIPNSGAHRPVGAQSGQYLYCPPQRWINNLKDGATVLLFHPCSFKDAHRSLAAVAHSCLPHFILTAHPQLSQRRPFALVSWGHTLEMSHITTTRVCEWLLMFSSNDNQTTASQSQNYNLYLTKSAPVDRALDTSVKSLKACCEEALSVYEATTRARMIRSILQHAKREMEKDDEKHSENPTPISSESDTLNPTLTQPLNNSEVKGSLSIGPHGHVTPPLHTAVHSEEDGGGVVETDEKTTATQMKRVKEPHGNTRGEETVVKLHDSQTDVKSHKMSSTMAAGKQRVKTDVAELSAGGRCTVPGHCRPPDVATAVLGGPPRGRKMTFQRTDEAVWAAAALGFLLVLLTLSVLHTRLYRNCRTPSSLYWRESQQDYESVADIIRRRLRMVGRRKRRASQSRRQECPLLSDSSTDND
- the tp53i13 gene encoding uncharacterized protein tp53i13 isoform X1, with protein sequence MRLRAEALMWGLVWLSVLTTCHSGLTQHCDNGKAKLETDLPPPDEFLCLKQRAVTSAPQLLDISTNYSLQPAEHVCMDLPITYNHTIPNSGAHRPVGAQSGQYLYCPPQRWINNLKDGATVLLFHPCSFKDAHRSLAAVAHSCLPHFILTAHPQLSQRRPFALVSWGHTLEMSHITTTRVCEWLLMFSSNDNQTTASQSQNYNLYLTKSAPVDRALDTSVKSLKACCEEALSVYEATTRARMIRSILQHAKREMEKDDEKHSENPTPISSESDTLNPTLTQPLNNSEVKGSLSIGPHGHVTPPLHTAVHSEEDGGGVVETDEKTTATQMKRVKEPHGNTRGEETVVKLHDSQTDVKSHKMSSTMAAGKQRVKTDVAELSAGGRCTVPGHCRPPDVATAVLGGPPRGRKMTFQRTDEAVWAAAALGFLLVLLTLSVLHTRLYRNCRTPSSLYWRESQQDYESVADIIRRRLRMVGRRKRRASQSRRQECPLLSDSSTDND